A stretch of Gasterosteus aculeatus chromosome 4, fGasAcu3.hap1.1, whole genome shotgun sequence DNA encodes these proteins:
- the lonrf4 gene encoding LON peptidase N-terminal domain and RING finger protein 1 isoform X1, which translates to MDLLECPLCLFLMCEPVTMSCGHTFCRRCAGGYLPSKCPSCKERLKQKEVKSMKNNVLLIGIVEKCCPEETKTKCHLQEKLKANEFPEALRIANEGLHLAPNDQSLKLYRAEANGGLMRFSDALTDLDDLCCLRPNWTEGFFRKGSVLLEMGQQTDALIQFHRCLKLQADFAPAKSQIKKILEVEGMAVPDEVSCILQVVSEYLRGPCPITSLSGSQGPSQPKGLKHPRGEGVEGKEGRAAHQQDMGTECCLSLCQAVSFLPAAEEDEEMTMRRGDGHGTAGRKHQETLEVLSVSDFECPLCIRLFFEPVTTPCGHTFCKNCIERSLDHNLRCPLCKQPLQEYFKNRKYNPTVLLQDIMTRLFPSPLAERKQVHDAEMAELSNLTTDIPIFVCTVAYPGVPCPLHIFEPRYRLMMRRCMETGTKKFGMCCYEHGKGFADYGCMLEIHSLELLADGRSFVDAVGGSRFKVLKRSQRDGYHTADIEYLEDLKVDGSELELLEHLHDSVYQQAQDWYQRLGSRIREQINRQYGNMPEKDENIQASSNGPAWCWWMLSVLQLDPAYQTTVLSLSSLKDRLGHLRLVLEYFSQS; encoded by the exons ATGGATCTGCTGGAGTGTCCCCTCTGTCTCTTCCTGATGTGCGAGCCGGTGACCATGTCCTGCGGACACACGTTCTGCAGGAGGTGCGCGGGGGGCTACCTCCCATCCAAATGCCCGTCGTGCAAAGAGAggttaaaacaaaaagaggtaAAAAGCATGAAGAACAACGTTTTGCTCATCGGCATCGTGGAGAAGTGCTGCCCGGAGGAGACAAAGACCAAGTGCCATTTACAGGAGAAGCTCAAAGCCAACGAGTTCCCGGAAGCTTTACGCATCGCAAACGAGGGGCTGCACTTAG CCCCCAACGATCAGAGTTTGAAGCTGTATAGAGCCGAAGCTAACGGGGGCCTGATGCGTTTTTCCGACGCTCTGACGGACCTCGACGACCTCTGCTGCCTTCGTCCTAACTGGACTGAG GGCTTCTTCCGTAAAGGGAGTGTACTGCTGGAAATGGGTCAGCAGACAGACGCCCTCATCCAGTTCCACCGTTGCCTAAAACTTCAAGCTGACTTTGCACCTGCAAAGAGCCAGATCAAGAAG ATTCTGGAGGTGGAGGGCATGGCCGTGCCGGACGAGGTGTCCTGCATCTTGCAAGTGGTGTCCGAGTACTTGAGAGGGCCGTGCCCCATTACCAGCCTCAGTGGCTCCCAGGGGCCATCTCAACCCAAGGGCCTCAAACATCCACGCGGGGAAGGCGTAGAGGGAAAAGAGGGGCGAGCGGCACACCAG CAGGACATGGGTACCGAGTGCTGCCTCAGCCTCTGCCAAGCGGTTTCCTTCCTCCCCGCGGccgaagaggacgaggagatgACAATGAGGAGGGGCGATGGGCACGGCACGG CGGGGCGAAAACATCAAGAAACTCTGGAAGTTCTCAGCGTGTCGGACTTTGAGTGCCCTCTCTGCATTAG GTTGTTCTTTGAGCCGGTCACGACGCCCTGCGGTCACACCTTCTGCAAGAACTGCATCGAGAGGAGTCTGGACCACAACCTGCGCTGTCCGCTCTGCAAACAGCCGCTACAGGAA TACTTTAAAAACAGGAAGTACAACCCCAcagttctgctgcaggacatcaTGACCCGACTTTTCCCCTCGCCGTTGGCGGAGAGGAAGCAGGTCCATGACGCGGAGATGGCGGAACTGTCCAA TCTGACTACGGACATCCCTATATTTGTTTGCACGGTGGCCTACCCCGGAGTCCCGTGCCCCCTGCACATCTTTGAGCCTCGATATCGTCTGATGATGCGCCGCTGCATGGAGACTGGCACCAAAAAATTTGGCATGTGCTGCTATGAGCATGGCAAGGG GTTTGCAGACTACGGGTGCATGCTAGAAATCCACAGTCTGGAGCTGCTGGCTGACGGCCGGTCCTTTGTGGACGCAGTGGGCGGCAGCAGATTCAAAGTGCTGAAGAGAAGTCAGCGAGACGGCTACCACACTGCTGATATCGAGTACCTGGAAGACCTCAAG GTTGATGGTAGTGAGTTGGAGCTTCTGGAGCATCTCCATGACAGTGTGTACCAGCAGGCACAGGACTGGTACCAGCGGCTTGGCAGCCGCATTCGCGAGCAGATCAACAGACAGTACGGCAACATGCCCGAAAAGGACGAAAACATTCAG GCCTCGTCCAACGGTCCGGCCTGGTGCTGGTGGATGCTGTCTGTCCTCCAGCTGGACCCTGCCTATCAAACCACTGTCCTGTCCCTGAGCTCGCTCAAAGACCGCTTAGGACACCTTCGCCTCGTCCTGGAGTACTTCTCTCAGAGCTAG
- the lonrf4 gene encoding LON peptidase N-terminal domain and RING finger protein 1 isoform X2: protein MDLLECPLCLFLMCEPVTMSCGHTFCRRCAGGYLPSKCPSCKERLKQKEVKSMKNNVLLIGIVEKCCPEETKTKCHLQEKLKANEFPEALRIANEGLHLAPNDQSLKLYRAEANGGLMRFSDALTDLDDLCCLRPNWTEGFFRKGSVLLEMGQQTDALIQFHRCLKLQADFAPAKSQIKKILEVEGMAVPDEVSCILQVVSEYLRGPCPITSLSGSQGPSQPKGLKHPRGEGVEGKEGRAAHQDMGTECCLSLCQAVSFLPAAEEDEEMTMRRGDGHGTAGRKHQETLEVLSVSDFECPLCIRLFFEPVTTPCGHTFCKNCIERSLDHNLRCPLCKQPLQEYFKNRKYNPTVLLQDIMTRLFPSPLAERKQVHDAEMAELSNLTTDIPIFVCTVAYPGVPCPLHIFEPRYRLMMRRCMETGTKKFGMCCYEHGKGFADYGCMLEIHSLELLADGRSFVDAVGGSRFKVLKRSQRDGYHTADIEYLEDLKVDGSELELLEHLHDSVYQQAQDWYQRLGSRIREQINRQYGNMPEKDENIQASSNGPAWCWWMLSVLQLDPAYQTTVLSLSSLKDRLGHLRLVLEYFSQS from the exons ATGGATCTGCTGGAGTGTCCCCTCTGTCTCTTCCTGATGTGCGAGCCGGTGACCATGTCCTGCGGACACACGTTCTGCAGGAGGTGCGCGGGGGGCTACCTCCCATCCAAATGCCCGTCGTGCAAAGAGAggttaaaacaaaaagaggtaAAAAGCATGAAGAACAACGTTTTGCTCATCGGCATCGTGGAGAAGTGCTGCCCGGAGGAGACAAAGACCAAGTGCCATTTACAGGAGAAGCTCAAAGCCAACGAGTTCCCGGAAGCTTTACGCATCGCAAACGAGGGGCTGCACTTAG CCCCCAACGATCAGAGTTTGAAGCTGTATAGAGCCGAAGCTAACGGGGGCCTGATGCGTTTTTCCGACGCTCTGACGGACCTCGACGACCTCTGCTGCCTTCGTCCTAACTGGACTGAG GGCTTCTTCCGTAAAGGGAGTGTACTGCTGGAAATGGGTCAGCAGACAGACGCCCTCATCCAGTTCCACCGTTGCCTAAAACTTCAAGCTGACTTTGCACCTGCAAAGAGCCAGATCAAGAAG ATTCTGGAGGTGGAGGGCATGGCCGTGCCGGACGAGGTGTCCTGCATCTTGCAAGTGGTGTCCGAGTACTTGAGAGGGCCGTGCCCCATTACCAGCCTCAGTGGCTCCCAGGGGCCATCTCAACCCAAGGGCCTCAAACATCCACGCGGGGAAGGCGTAGAGGGAAAAGAGGGGCGAGCGGCACACCAG GACATGGGTACCGAGTGCTGCCTCAGCCTCTGCCAAGCGGTTTCCTTCCTCCCCGCGGccgaagaggacgaggagatgACAATGAGGAGGGGCGATGGGCACGGCACGG CGGGGCGAAAACATCAAGAAACTCTGGAAGTTCTCAGCGTGTCGGACTTTGAGTGCCCTCTCTGCATTAG GTTGTTCTTTGAGCCGGTCACGACGCCCTGCGGTCACACCTTCTGCAAGAACTGCATCGAGAGGAGTCTGGACCACAACCTGCGCTGTCCGCTCTGCAAACAGCCGCTACAGGAA TACTTTAAAAACAGGAAGTACAACCCCAcagttctgctgcaggacatcaTGACCCGACTTTTCCCCTCGCCGTTGGCGGAGAGGAAGCAGGTCCATGACGCGGAGATGGCGGAACTGTCCAA TCTGACTACGGACATCCCTATATTTGTTTGCACGGTGGCCTACCCCGGAGTCCCGTGCCCCCTGCACATCTTTGAGCCTCGATATCGTCTGATGATGCGCCGCTGCATGGAGACTGGCACCAAAAAATTTGGCATGTGCTGCTATGAGCATGGCAAGGG GTTTGCAGACTACGGGTGCATGCTAGAAATCCACAGTCTGGAGCTGCTGGCTGACGGCCGGTCCTTTGTGGACGCAGTGGGCGGCAGCAGATTCAAAGTGCTGAAGAGAAGTCAGCGAGACGGCTACCACACTGCTGATATCGAGTACCTGGAAGACCTCAAG GTTGATGGTAGTGAGTTGGAGCTTCTGGAGCATCTCCATGACAGTGTGTACCAGCAGGCACAGGACTGGTACCAGCGGCTTGGCAGCCGCATTCGCGAGCAGATCAACAGACAGTACGGCAACATGCCCGAAAAGGACGAAAACATTCAG GCCTCGTCCAACGGTCCGGCCTGGTGCTGGTGGATGCTGTCTGTCCTCCAGCTGGACCCTGCCTATCAAACCACTGTCCTGTCCCTGAGCTCGCTCAAAGACCGCTTAGGACACCTTCGCCTCGTCCTGGAGTACTTCTCTCAGAGCTAG
- the med7 gene encoding mediator of RNA polymerase II transcription subunit 7, whose protein sequence is MGEPQQVSALPPPPMQYIKEYTDENIRKGLVPKPPPPIRDSYMMFGNQFQCDELIIRPLESQGIERLHPMQFDHKRELKKLNMSILVNFLDLLDILIKSPGSIKREEKLEDLKLLFVHMHHLINEYRPHQARETLRVMMEVQKRQRLETAERFHKHLERVVEMIQGCLASLPDDLPQMEGRDVAGEVPRSVSEGAGVGSSGQAPWLNTEPMDVEEAGASCMAAGHQDKIIPISKRDKMLDNDAAMCSIIDEIA, encoded by the coding sequence ATGGGTGAACCACAGCAGGTCAGtgccctgcctcctccacctatGCAGTACATCAAAGAATACACGGATGAAAACATCCGCAAGGGTCTGGTACCTAAGCCACCTCCACCCATCAGAGACAGCTACATGATGTTTGGCAACCAGTTCCAGTGTGATGAACTCATAATCCGGCCACTGGAGAGCCAAGGCATAGAGAGGCTCCATCCCATGCAATTTGACCACAAACGGGAGCTTAAGAAGCTCAATATGTCGATTCTTGTGAACTTTCTTGACCTGCTGGACATCCTTATCAAGAGCCCTGGTAGTATAAAGCGcgaggagaagctggaggactTGAAGCTTCTGTTTGTACACATGCATCACCTGATAAATGAGTACAGGCCACATCAAGCCAGGGAGACATTGAGGGTGATGATGGAGGTGCAGAAGAGACAGAGGCTAGAGACCGCTGAGAGGTTCCACAAACATCTGGAGAGGGTGGTGGAGATGATCCAGGGCTGCCTTGCCTCTCTCCCTGATGACTTGCCACAGATGGagggtcgggatgttgctgGTGAAGTTCCAAGGAGCGTGTCTGAAGGAGCTGGTGTCGGTTCATCTGGACAGGCCCCCTGGTTGAATACGGAACCGATGGATGTTGAGGAGGCGGGTGCCAGCTGTATGGCAGCGGGGCACCAGGACAAGATTATCCCCATTTCAAAGCGGGACAAAATGTTGGACAACGACGCTGCCATGTGCAGTATTATTGATGAAATTGCttaa